Proteins co-encoded in one Aureibacillus halotolerans genomic window:
- the rimI gene encoding ribosomal protein S18-alanine N-acetyltransferase, with amino-acid sequence MQTSVTFRQMTLEDIDQVLHVEKHSFATPWRRQAFVQELSQNPYAHYVAAVHNETEVVGYCGVWIILDEAHVTNIALLPRYRGKKLGEALLHCALETVKAKGGKTVSLEVRLSNKVAQNLYTKFGFKKGGIRKGYYTDNNEDAMVMWVNLT; translated from the coding sequence ATGCAGACATCTGTAACATTTAGACAAATGACGCTAGAGGACATAGACCAAGTGCTTCATGTAGAAAAGCATTCTTTTGCGACGCCGTGGAGACGGCAGGCATTTGTACAGGAGCTTTCCCAAAACCCTTATGCACACTATGTGGCAGCTGTTCATAATGAAACCGAGGTTGTCGGTTACTGTGGCGTCTGGATTATTCTTGACGAGGCGCATGTGACCAACATTGCCTTGCTTCCTAGGTACAGAGGGAAAAAGCTAGGCGAAGCGTTGCTCCATTGTGCGCTTGAAACAGTGAAAGCCAAAGGCGGGAAGACCGTTTCATTAGAGGTTCGATTGTCCAATAAAGTCGCTCAAAATTTGTACACAAAGTTCGGCTTTAAAAAAGGTGGCATTCGTAAAGGCTATTACACAGACAACAATGAAGACGCAATGGTAATGTGGGTGAATTTAACATGA
- the tsaD gene encoding tRNA (adenosine(37)-N6)-threonylcarbamoyltransferase complex transferase subunit TsaD, with amino-acid sequence MTNEYILAIETSCDETAAAIIRDGKTIVSNIVASQMDSHSRFGGVVPEVASRHHVEQVTMVIQQALEEAQVTPKQLTAVAVTEGPGLVGALLVGIQAAKTFAFCHQLPLINVHHIAGHIYAAQLSEPLTFPLIALIVSGGHTELIYMKEHGSFETIGQTRDDAAGEAYDKVARVVGLPYPGGPEIDRLAAVGEANIPLPRAWLEEGSLDFSFSGLKSAVLNAWHNAKQRGETIDAADMAASFQASVIEVIVAKTKEAVKQTNARQLIVAGGVASNKGLRAAIQSEFNQSEVVVTIPPSAFCTDNAAMIGAAASMAWARGIRAPLSLNARPSYPLSQWLSGENNS; translated from the coding sequence ATGACAAACGAGTATATTTTAGCAATCGAAACGAGCTGTGATGAAACCGCTGCGGCAATTATTCGAGATGGAAAAACAATCGTATCAAACATTGTTGCCTCGCAAATGGATAGCCACAGTCGCTTTGGTGGTGTCGTTCCTGAAGTTGCGTCGAGGCACCACGTTGAGCAAGTGACGATGGTCATTCAACAAGCATTAGAAGAGGCGCAAGTGACGCCTAAACAGCTGACTGCGGTTGCGGTAACGGAAGGACCGGGTCTCGTTGGTGCCTTGCTAGTCGGCATTCAGGCGGCAAAGACGTTTGCTTTTTGTCACCAATTGCCACTCATTAATGTGCATCACATAGCGGGTCACATCTATGCTGCCCAACTCAGCGAACCGCTCACGTTTCCGCTTATCGCCCTTATCGTGTCTGGAGGGCATACGGAGCTTATCTACATGAAGGAGCATGGAAGCTTTGAAACGATTGGTCAAACAAGAGATGATGCCGCGGGCGAAGCGTACGATAAAGTGGCTCGGGTTGTTGGTCTGCCTTACCCTGGAGGCCCTGAAATTGATCGTTTGGCTGCGGTGGGAGAGGCAAACATCCCATTGCCTCGGGCTTGGCTGGAAGAAGGATCATTGGATTTTAGCTTTAGTGGACTAAAATCGGCAGTCCTAAATGCATGGCACAATGCAAAACAACGGGGGGAAACGATTGACGCTGCGGATATGGCAGCGAGTTTTCAAGCGTCTGTTATTGAAGTAATTGTCGCTAAAACAAAAGAAGCTGTTAAACAAACCAACGCGAGACAGCTTATTGTAGCTGGCGGCGTGGCATCGAACAAAGGACTACGCGCTGCCATACAGTCTGAATTTAACCAGTCTGAGGTCGTTGTGACGATTCCTCCCTCTGCTTTTTGTACAGACAACGCGGCAATGATTGGAGCGGCGGCAAGTATGGCGTGGGCTCGTGGCATTCGAGCACCTCTGTCCTTGAACGCTCGTCCTTCTTACCCATTGTCACAGTGGTTAAGTGGAGAAAATAATAGCTAA